A genomic segment from Salvia splendens isolate huo1 chromosome 13, SspV2, whole genome shotgun sequence encodes:
- the LOC121762134 gene encoding periodic tryptophan protein 1 homolog isoform X2 — MIAAISWVPKGFANSVPTAADPPSKEEIEEIVKSGLLDTREGSENDDDMSDDELGQDDDLSNALSAANALGKAIKTGNPEADSLTEALKELDMDNYDEEDDGAELFGSSNLYYASNKMDPYLKDGDEDSEEEEDMTIKPEDGIIVCARNEDDVSHLEVWILEDPSDVNSNMYVHHDVVIPAFPLCTAWLDCPIKGGEKGNFIAVGSMEPAIEIWDLDIMDEVQPSATLGGVAEMKKKGKKKSIKYKDGSHTDSVLGLAWNKEYRNILASASASADKLVKIWDVATETCNLTLDHLDQLKINK; from the exons ATGATTGCTGCCATCTCCTGGGTTCCGAAAGGATTCGCAAATTCAGTACCCACCGCAGCAGACCCTCCTTCCAAAGAAGAAATCGAAGAGATTGTAAAGAGTGGCCTTTTGGATACTCG CGAAGGGAGTGAAAATGATGATGATATGAGTGACGATGAGCTCGGTCAAGATGATGATCTTTCTAATGCATTATCTGCTGCTAATGCACTTGGAAAAGCTATCAAGACTGGAAACCCCGAAGCCGACAGCTTGACAGAAGCATTGAAGGAGCTGGACATGGATAATtatgatgaagaagatgatg GTGCTGAGCTGTTTGGATCTTCCAACTTATACTATGCAAGTAACAAAATGGACCCTTATTTGAAGGATGGT GATGAAGACtctgaagaggaagaggatatGACCATAAAACCAGAGGATGGTATCATAGTGTGTGCCAGGAATGAGGATGATGTCAGCCATCTCGAG GTTTGGATATTGGAAGACCCTTCAGATGTTAATTCAAACATGTATGTACACCATGATGTTGTCATTCCAGCGTTTCCCCTTTGCACAGCATGGCTTGATTGTCCCATCAAAGGTGGAGAAAAAG GAAACTTTATTGCGGTTGGGTCAATGGAACCAGCTATTGAGATATGGGACCTTGATATA ATGGATGAGGTCCAACCATCTGCTACATTAGGTGGTGttgctgaaatgaagaaaaaggggaagaag AAATCCATTAAATATAAGGATGGCAGCCACACAGATTCAGTTCTTGGACTTGCTTGGAACAAGGAGTATAG GAACATTCTTGCAAGTGCAAGTGCAAGTGCCGACAAATTGGTTAAAATCTGGGATGTGGCAACTGAAACTTGTAATCTGACTTTGGATCACCTGGATCaactgaaaataaataaataa
- the LOC121762134 gene encoding periodic tryptophan protein 1 homolog isoform X1 — protein sequence MIAAISWVPKGFANSVPTAADPPSKEEIEEIVKSGLLDTREGSENDDDMSDDELGQDDDLSNALSAANALGKAIKTGNPEADSLTEALKELDMDNYDEEDDGAELFGSSNLYYASNKMDPYLKDGDEDSEEEEDMTIKPEDGIIVCARNEDDVSHLEACGFFFYLEVWILEDPSDVNSNMYVHHDVVIPAFPLCTAWLDCPIKGGEKGNFIAVGSMEPAIEIWDLDIMDEVQPSATLGGVAEMKKKGKKKSIKYKDGSHTDSVLGLAWNKEYRNILASASASADKLVKIWDVATETCNLTLDHLDQLKINK from the exons ATGATTGCTGCCATCTCCTGGGTTCCGAAAGGATTCGCAAATTCAGTACCCACCGCAGCAGACCCTCCTTCCAAAGAAGAAATCGAAGAGATTGTAAAGAGTGGCCTTTTGGATACTCG CGAAGGGAGTGAAAATGATGATGATATGAGTGACGATGAGCTCGGTCAAGATGATGATCTTTCTAATGCATTATCTGCTGCTAATGCACTTGGAAAAGCTATCAAGACTGGAAACCCCGAAGCCGACAGCTTGACAGAAGCATTGAAGGAGCTGGACATGGATAATtatgatgaagaagatgatg GTGCTGAGCTGTTTGGATCTTCCAACTTATACTATGCAAGTAACAAAATGGACCCTTATTTGAAGGATGGT GATGAAGACtctgaagaggaagaggatatGACCATAAAACCAGAGGATGGTATCATAGTGTGTGCCAGGAATGAGGATGATGTCAGCCATCTCGAGGCAtgtgggttttttttttatctcgaG GTTTGGATATTGGAAGACCCTTCAGATGTTAATTCAAACATGTATGTACACCATGATGTTGTCATTCCAGCGTTTCCCCTTTGCACAGCATGGCTTGATTGTCCCATCAAAGGTGGAGAAAAAG GAAACTTTATTGCGGTTGGGTCAATGGAACCAGCTATTGAGATATGGGACCTTGATATA ATGGATGAGGTCCAACCATCTGCTACATTAGGTGGTGttgctgaaatgaagaaaaaggggaagaag AAATCCATTAAATATAAGGATGGCAGCCACACAGATTCAGTTCTTGGACTTGCTTGGAACAAGGAGTATAG GAACATTCTTGCAAGTGCAAGTGCAAGTGCCGACAAATTGGTTAAAATCTGGGATGTGGCAACTGAAACTTGTAATCTGACTTTGGATCACCTGGATCaactgaaaataaataaataa